The DNA sequence CTCCCCGAGGCGTTCCATTCGCCGCCCGGCGCTCGGCCTCTGAGGTCAGCGCCGGGCGGTCTGGTTTCATCCCTCCCGCCCCGCCCCACGCGTAGACCGCGACGGGCACCATGAACCCGGGGAGGTCCGCGCGGAGCGCCGCACGCACCGCCTCGGGGTCGAGGGCATCCTCCGAGGTGGACCGCACGAACGCGACAGGCCGGTGCCCAAACTCGGCGTCCGCTACCGGCACGACCACCGCCTCGGCGACGGCATCGAGGCGGAGCAGCGCCGCCTCGATGGCCTCGGGCTGCACGTTCTCGCCGCCCGAGACGAACATCAGGTCGCGCCGGCCGGTGACCACCAGGCGACCCTCGGCGTCGAGGTGGCCCAGGTCGCCCGTCGGGTACCACGCGGCAGGTGCGTCGAGCCCGTCCGGCGCCACGTAGCCGGCAAAGAGGGCTGGCCCGCCGACCTCGATCTCGCCCGCCTCGGTGATCCGCACCTCGCGGTGTGGAAGAACCGCCCCCGAGGTGGCGAGGGCCGTGCGGGAGGCGCCCGGTAGGGCCGCCGTGACGGTCGACGTCATCTCGGTGAGCCCGTACGACGTGGCGACGGGCACGCCGCGGCGGACCGCCTCGTCGAGCAGGTCGGACGGGATCGCGCTGCCCCCGAGGAGGACGGCGCGGAGGCTCGTGAGGTCCGCGTCGGCGTCGAAGAGGCGACGGAGCTGGGTCGCCACGAGCGAGGCGTGGGTCGGGCGGAAACGGGCGACCGCCTCGGCGGTGGTCGTGCCAGCCTCGGGGACGGCGACGGCGGCGCCGGCGAGCGCGCAGCGGACGACGACGCCCAGGCCGCCGACGTGGTAGAGCGGCAGGTCGAGGAGCCAGCGGTCGCCCGCCCGGAGGTCCATCCACTCGTTCACGCCGCGCGCGCTCCAGACGTGGTTGCCGACCGTGTGGAGCGCCGCCTTCGGCGTGCCCGTCGAGCCCGACGTGTGGACGACCGTCCACGGCCGGCCCAACTCCAAGTCCGCCCCCGAGGTGGCCTCCCCTTCCCCGACCTCCTCGGCCAGTGGCACGGCCTCGGGACCTGAAGGCGCCGTCTGGCCTGGCCCGACGATCAGGCGCTCGACCCCGAGGCGGGCGAGGGCGCCGGCGACGGCCGCCTCGGTCCAGCGGGTCGAGAGCGGAACGAGAGTGCGCCCAGCGCGGAGGCTCGCCAGCACAAGCACGACGAGGGCCGGCGACGTCCGGGCGAGAACGGCCACGCGCTCCGGTCCCTCCCCGAGGCGGCGTGCGGCAGCACCGACGCGGGCGTCCAGCTCGGCCCAGGTCCAGGCGCTGGCGTCGGTAACCAGGGCCTTCGCCTCGGGGCGGGCCTCGGCGTGCGAGCGGACCGGGTCGGTCACGGGACGGCCACCTCGGGAGGCGCGGCGAACAGGGTGGGCACGTCCACGACGGGCCGGCCGAACGGGAGCGGTCCGACGACGTCCTCGGCCAGCCAGCGGTACGTGTCGAGCCCGGCCGGCTGGGCACCCGTGGCGGCCGCGAGGGCGGCCACGCCGCGGAGCCCGATGCCGCTCTCGAACGACGCGCTCAGGACCGTCCGCACGCCCACGCTCCACGCCGAGGCGGCGAGGCGGAGCGTCGCCATGAGGCCGCCGACGAGCATCGGCTTGAGGACAGCCGCCGCGGCCCATGCCTCGATCGCGGCGCCCTCCTGCACCGACTCGTCGACCGCGACCGGCAGACCGGTGTCGCGCGCCAGCGCGGCCAGCCCCGCCGGGTCGGCGAGCGGCTCTTCGATGTAGTCGAGGCCCAGCGGGACGACGGCGTCGGCGAAGCGCCTCGCGTCGTCGTCCGCCCACGCGCGGTTGGCGTCGAGGCGGAGCGCGACGCTCTCGCCCAGCGCCTCGCGGACGGCCCGGACGGTCTCGATGTCGGTCTCGACTGCGGCCCGTCCCACCTTCAGCTTGACCGCCGGGTAGCCTCCGGCCCCGAGGCGGCGGGCCTGCGCGACGACCGCCTCGGGGCTGCCCATCAGCAGGCCGTTCAGGGGGAGTTGGGTGGCGACGTTGGCGCTGAGCGCCTCGGGGAGGGTCTGGCCAAGCGCCTGCGCGGCGAGGTCGGCGAGCGCGAGGTCGAGCGCGAACCGAGCCGACGACGGCAGGCCGGCGGCGTCAAGGGTGGTGTGGAACGAGCCGGAGGGCTGGGTGAGGTCGGACGGATCGAGGCCGCGGCGCAGCAGCTCCGGCAGCGCCTCGGTGAGGGCTTTCATTGCCTCGGGGAGGGTCTCGCGGCTGAAGCCGGGCAGCGGGGCGAGGTCGCCCCACCCGGTCCGCCCCCGGTCGTCCCCGAGGCGGAGGAGCGCGCCCTCGCGTGTCGTGCAGCGCTCGCCGTTCCACGTCACCGCCTCGGTGAGCGGCAGGCGGTACGGGACGAGGTCGACGGTCTCTACCCGCATGGCCGGTGGTATCCTCGGCTCCCTTTCGAGTCCCCTTCGGGTGGGTACGCGGTACCGGGCACGAGGTACGATTCGAGGAGCCCTCGGCGCTCGTGTACCTCGTACCTCGTACCTCGTACCCTCCCGTACGTCCCACCAGGACCCATCTGAAACGCCGCAGCGGCGTCGCTAGGCTGCATGGACACTCTCCTCCTCGTCACCGTCTCAGTCGTCGCCGTCGCGCTGGTCTCGCTGATGATCATCGGCGCGGTCCCGGACGGGCTGTGGGGCCGTCTGGGCGGGAAGAAGCTCATCGACGTGTGGCTGAAAAAGGCGGTCGCCGACCTGGGCGGCGGGGACGACCTCGCAGGGTACCACGCCTACCTCAAGACCCTCCCCTCGTTCCGCCTGGCCGACCTCCACCGGGCGCTCGACGCCCTCGCCGACGACGCCAAGGCAGTGGAGCGCCTCGACTCGGACCACCACGAGACGCTCGCCCAGATCCTCACGGGCCACTTCCACAACGAGCGCAACCGGCCGGTCCGCGCCTCGGGGTCGGTCGCGCGCGCCGTCGCCGAGGGCAAGGACGCCTTCTTCCCGACCGACACGTTCCGGGTCGTCCGCCTCGGGGCCGAGGACGCGCCCTCCGTCTTCCGCCTCAAGTTCGACAGCTACACCCAGTCGGTCCGCATCGAGGTGGGCGCGATCTCGCAGGACGACGCCGAGGCGGCGATGGAGCGCCTGCTCTCGGCCGCCAGCGAGGTGAGCGTGTACCGCGGCAAGACGCTCGAGGTGTCCTTCGAGTCCGACATCCGCGACGAGTACGGCGACGCCGTGCAGGGCGAGTTCGTCGACCTCCGCTTCCGCCCGACCTACCGCATCGAGGAGGACGAGATCATCCTCGAGCCCGAGAAGCGCGCCCTCCTCGACCGCCTCCTGGTCGACTTCTACGCGCGGCGCGCGGCGCTGCGCGACCTCGGACTGCCGTCGCGGCGCGGCGTGCTGTTCTACGGGCCGCCAGGCACGGGCAAGACGCACACCTGCAAGTACCTCGCTCACCGCCTCGACGGCGTGACGACGCTCGTGGCGACGGGCCGGACGCTCCTCCACGCCCGGTCGATCTGCCAGATC is a window from the Bacteroidota bacterium genome containing:
- a CDS encoding ATP-binding protein, whose protein sequence is MDTLLLVTVSVVAVALVSLMIIGAVPDGLWGRLGGKKLIDVWLKKAVADLGGGDDLAGYHAYLKTLPSFRLADLHRALDALADDAKAVERLDSDHHETLAQILTGHFHNERNRPVRASGSVARAVAEGKDAFFPTDTFRVVRLGAEDAPSVFRLKFDSYTQSVRIEVGAISQDDAEAAMERLLSAASEVSVYRGKTLEVSFESDIRDEYGDAVQGEFVDLRFRPTYRIEEDEIILEPEKRALLDRLLVDFYARRAALRDLGLPSRRGVLFYGPPGTGKTHTCKYLAHRLDGVTTLVATGRTLLHARSICQIARMLQPALVVLEDVDLVYGQREENAYGVALGELMDELDGFARDDEILFVLTTNAIDRVEAAVKDRPGRISQCVLFGLPGPDLRQRYLTALLAPYDTSGLDLSEVVRMTDRTSQAFLKELVFRAVQIATEAEGASEPAAVRLGVDHVREAVDEMKAGAGREGAAILGFQVA
- a CDS encoding AMP-binding protein, which translates into the protein MTDPVRSHAEARPEAKALVTDASAWTWAELDARVGAAARRLGEGPERVAVLARTSPALVVLVLASLRAGRTLVPLSTRWTEAAVAGALARLGVERLIVGPGQTAPSGPEAVPLAEEVGEGEATSGADLELGRPWTVVHTSGSTGTPKAALHTVGNHVWSARGVNEWMDLRAGDRWLLDLPLYHVGGLGVVVRCALAGAAVAVPEAGTTTAEAVARFRPTHASLVATQLRRLFDADADLTSLRAVLLGGSAIPSDLLDEAVRRGVPVATSYGLTEMTSTVTAALPGASRTALATSGAVLPHREVRITEAGEIEVGGPALFAGYVAPDGLDAPAAWYPTGDLGHLDAEGRLVVTGRRDLMFVSGGENVQPEAIEAALLRLDAVAEAVVVPVADAEFGHRPVAFVRSTSEDALDPEAVRAALRADLPGFMVPVAVYAWGGAGGMKPDRPALTSEAERRAANGTPRG
- the menC gene encoding o-succinylbenzoate synthase; the encoded protein is MRVETVDLVPYRLPLTEAVTWNGERCTTREGALLRLGDDRGRTGWGDLAPLPGFSRETLPEAMKALTEALPELLRRGLDPSDLTQPSGSFHTTLDAAGLPSSARFALDLALADLAAQALGQTLPEALSANVATQLPLNGLLMGSPEAVVAQARRLGAGGYPAVKLKVGRAAVETDIETVRAVREALGESVALRLDANRAWADDDARRFADAVVPLGLDYIEEPLADPAGLAALARDTGLPVAVDESVQEGAAIEAWAAAAVLKPMLVGGLMATLRLAASAWSVGVRTVLSASFESGIGLRGVAALAAATGAQPAGLDTYRWLAEDVVGPLPFGRPVVDVPTLFAAPPEVAVP